The Fortiea contorta PCC 7126 genome has a segment encoding these proteins:
- the aroF gene encoding 3-deoxy-7-phosphoheptulonate synthase has protein sequence MIVVMKIGSPEAEINRISEELSGWGLTPEKIVGKHKVVIGLVGDTADLDPRQIQEVSLWIEQVLRVELPYKRASRQYRHGEASEIFVNTPDGPVVFGEHHPLVVVAGPCSVENEAMIVETAHRVKAAGAKFLRGGAYKPRTSPYAFQGHGESALELLARAREASGLGVITEVMDAEDLDKIVEVADVIQVGARNMQNFSLLKKVGAQPKPVLLKRGMAATIEDWLMAAEYVLAAGNPNVILCERGIRTFDRQHTRNTLDISVVPVLRKLTHLPIMIDPSHGTGWSEFVPAMAMAAIAAGTDSLMIEVHPNPKKALSDGPQSLTPEGFDRLMPELGVIAQAVGRWPKPAVALA, from the coding sequence ATGATCGTAGTCATGAAAATTGGTTCTCCTGAAGCGGAAATTAACCGTATTAGTGAAGAACTCAGTGGCTGGGGATTAACACCAGAAAAAATTGTCGGTAAGCATAAAGTAGTCATTGGTTTGGTGGGTGATACGGCTGATTTAGACCCACGACAAATTCAGGAAGTCAGTCTTTGGATTGAGCAGGTATTGCGGGTAGAATTGCCCTATAAAAGAGCTAGCCGCCAGTACCGTCACGGAGAAGCCTCTGAGATATTTGTGAACACTCCTGATGGCCCGGTTGTATTTGGGGAGCACCACCCTTTAGTTGTGGTAGCTGGGCCCTGTTCTGTAGAAAATGAAGCGATGATCGTCGAGACAGCCCACCGCGTCAAGGCTGCAGGAGCTAAGTTTTTACGCGGGGGCGCATACAAACCCCGGACTTCACCTTACGCTTTTCAAGGACACGGCGAGAGTGCTTTAGAGTTATTGGCGAGGGCGAGGGAAGCGAGCGGACTGGGTGTGATTACTGAAGTGATGGACGCGGAAGACCTAGATAAAATCGTGGAAGTCGCCGACGTCATTCAGGTGGGAGCGAGGAATATGCAGAACTTTTCCTTACTCAAAAAAGTCGGCGCACAGCCCAAACCAGTTTTGTTGAAGCGAGGAATGGCGGCGACGATTGAAGATTGGTTGATGGCGGCTGAGTATGTTTTAGCGGCGGGAAATCCGAATGTGATTTTGTGTGAAAGGGGAATTCGCACCTTTGACCGCCAGCACACCCGCAACACTTTAGATATATCGGTGGTACCTGTGTTGCGAAAGCTGACTCACTTACCGATTATGATTGACCCCAGTCATGGTACTGGTTGGTCAGAGTTTGTACCTGCGATGGCAATGGCAGCGATCGCAGCTGGAACTGATTCTCTCATGATTGAGGTACATCCCAACCCGAAAAAAGCTTTGTCAGACGGGCCCCAATCTCTGACACCAGAAGGTTTCGACCGCTTGATGCCTGAATTAGGGGTGATTGCTCAGGCTGTGGGACGCTGGCCGAAACCAGCGGTGGCGCTGGCTTGA
- a CDS encoding PAM68 family protein has product MSTEESERSPLPFERNKKRQKPVKTKNQLPTKPQDSQPKTDKQPPFTKEEMAIPQVVSQRMVRRVVGFCGIPTSLGITTLVASYLLAIYADIRLPPIAVLLVNMGLFGLGVLGITYGVLSASWDEERVGGWLGLSEFRTNWGRMATVWRETRSKNG; this is encoded by the coding sequence ATGTCTACCGAAGAATCTGAACGTAGTCCTTTGCCTTTTGAACGAAACAAAAAGCGCCAGAAACCAGTAAAAACTAAAAATCAACTACCAACCAAGCCTCAGGATTCTCAGCCCAAGACCGATAAGCAGCCACCTTTCACTAAGGAAGAGATGGCGATTCCTCAAGTTGTGAGTCAACGGATGGTGCGGCGTGTGGTTGGGTTCTGTGGTATACCCACAAGTTTAGGTATTACTACGTTAGTAGCCAGCTATTTACTGGCGATTTACGCTGATATCAGATTACCTCCCATTGCCGTGTTATTGGTGAATATGGGTTTGTTTGGTTTAGGCGTTTTGGGGATTACCTATGGTGTGCTCTCCGCTTCTTGGGATGAAGAAAGAGTCGGTGGTTGGTTAGGTTTGAGCGAGTTCCGTACAAATTGGGGGCGAATGGCGACCGTTTGGCGCGAAACTCGCAGCAAAAACGGATGA
- the rpsO gene encoding 30S ribosomal protein S15 — protein MALTQQRKQELIANYQVHETDTGSADVQIAMLTERINRLSEHLQANKKDHSSRRGLLKLIGQRKRLLSYIQQDSREKYQALIARLGIRG, from the coding sequence ATGGCTCTGACGCAACAGCGCAAACAAGAACTTATTGCCAACTATCAGGTTCACGAAACCGATACTGGATCTGCTGATGTCCAAATTGCTATGCTCACGGAGCGCATTAATCGCCTGAGTGAGCACCTGCAAGCCAATAAAAAAGACCACTCTTCTCGCAGAGGATTGTTGAAGCTCATTGGTCAACGTAAGCGTCTTCTATCCTATATCCAACAGGATAGCCGGGAAAAATATCAAGCACTAATTGCTCGTCTCGGAATTCGCGGTTAG
- a CDS encoding cyanophycinase: MASEIKRQLVIIGGAEDRDGDSQILREFVRRAGGTKAVIVIMTAATELPREVGENYIRVFERLGAESVRIIDTETREDASSSTALEAIARSTGIFFTGGDQARITSILKDTEIDAAIHSRYAEGIVVAGTSAGAAVMPDKMIAEGDSQTNPRIEIVDMSPGLGFLPGVVIDQHFSQRGRLGRLISALLQEPAVLGFGIDENTAMVVTDNQIEVIGQGSVTIVDESEATYNNLGEILKDEPLAICGAKLHILPHGYKFDLKTRQPILNQSSTANVSIPVGSTAT, translated from the coding sequence GTGGCAAGCGAAATTAAGCGACAATTGGTAATTATTGGGGGCGCGGAAGACAGAGATGGAGATTCTCAAATTCTCAGGGAGTTTGTGCGGCGCGCCGGCGGTACGAAAGCAGTAATTGTGATTATGACAGCTGCTACAGAACTGCCAAGAGAAGTAGGAGAAAATTATATTAGAGTATTTGAGCGGCTGGGTGCAGAATCCGTGCGGATAATCGATACAGAAACCCGCGAAGATGCATCTTCATCCACAGCATTAGAAGCGATCGCTAGATCAACCGGTATATTTTTTACAGGGGGCGACCAAGCTCGCATTACCAGTATCCTCAAAGACACGGAAATTGATGCAGCGATTCACAGCCGCTACGCTGAAGGGATCGTCGTGGCTGGAACAAGTGCGGGAGCCGCCGTTATGCCAGATAAAATGATTGCAGAAGGCGACTCACAAACCAATCCCCGGATTGAAATTGTTGATATGAGTCCTGGCTTGGGTTTTCTCCCAGGAGTCGTCATTGATCAACATTTTTCTCAACGCGGGCGTCTAGGACGCTTGATTTCTGCTTTGTTACAAGAACCCGCTGTTTTAGGATTTGGGATTGACGAAAATACCGCTATGGTAGTTACCGACAATCAAATTGAAGTGATTGGACAAGGCTCTGTCACCATTGTCGATGAGTCGGAAGCTACTTATAATAACCTTGGCGAAATCCTCAAAGATGAGCCATTAGCTATTTGTGGCGCCAAGCTACACATTTTGCCACACGGCTACAAATTCGACCTCAAAACCCGTCAACCCATACTGAATCAAAGCTCAACGGCTAACGTTTCTATCCCCGTTGGTTCTACAGCCACCTAA